In Allomuricauda ruestringensis DSM 13258, the following proteins share a genomic window:
- a CDS encoding M20/M25/M40 family metallo-hydrolase, whose product MTFKYYSTLFALLLTASISAQKLSRTEKKIVSAIEKNNSDAIDFLEKVVNINSGTLNAEGVKKVGMVFKDAFDNIGFETKWIEMPAEMNRSGHLFAETSGSKGKKLLLIGHLDTVFEEDSPFQTFEMVNDSIAHAPGGNDMKGGDVIVLYALKALSDNGLLDDAQIIVAFTGDEESTGKPLSISRKDLIDAAKRSDVALGFETSTGFNYATVARRGSSGWAVEVEGKRAHSSGVFSENTGAGAIFEMSRILHQFYTDAKGEDLLTFNPGVLLGGTFVNYDELTSKGDAFGKTNVVAQKAVVKGGLRFISEEQKERARAKMREIIANNLPQTSASISFTDSYPAMGPTEGNRALLSTLNEVSLDLKQGEVLAYDPGKRGAADISFVANYVDGLDGLGTMGSGAHTPQETVNLNTIEALTKRTAILIYRLINTK is encoded by the coding sequence ATGACATTTAAATATTATTCCACATTATTTGCTTTACTTTTAACTGCATCTATATCTGCACAAAAACTTTCCAGAACCGAAAAAAAGATTGTTTCCGCCATCGAAAAAAACAATTCTGATGCGATTGATTTTCTGGAAAAGGTAGTGAACATCAATAGCGGTACCCTTAATGCCGAAGGCGTTAAAAAAGTGGGCATGGTTTTTAAAGATGCCTTTGACAATATCGGATTTGAGACCAAGTGGATAGAAATGCCCGCCGAAATGAATCGCTCAGGTCACTTATTTGCGGAAACCTCGGGTTCAAAAGGAAAAAAACTATTGCTTATTGGTCATTTGGATACCGTTTTTGAAGAAGATAGTCCGTTTCAAACTTTTGAAATGGTTAACGACAGTATCGCCCATGCTCCGGGTGGCAACGATATGAAAGGCGGCGATGTAATTGTGCTGTATGCCTTAAAAGCATTGTCGGACAATGGTCTATTGGATGATGCACAGATTATTGTAGCCTTTACTGGGGATGAAGAGAGTACAGGTAAACCTTTGTCCATCAGTAGAAAAGATTTGATTGATGCTGCAAAGCGAAGCGATGTTGCCTTGGGATTTGAAACTTCCACAGGCTTCAACTATGCCACTGTTGCCAGAAGGGGGTCCTCGGGATGGGCAGTTGAAGTTGAGGGCAAACGTGCACATTCCTCTGGTGTTTTTAGTGAAAATACAGGGGCAGGTGCCATTTTTGAAATGTCCCGAATCCTCCATCAATTTTATACTGATGCGAAAGGGGAGGATTTGCTAACCTTTAATCCAGGTGTACTGCTTGGTGGAACTTTTGTGAATTATGATGAACTGACCAGCAAGGGTGATGCCTTCGGAAAAACCAATGTGGTTGCTCAAAAAGCTGTGGTTAAAGGTGGACTTCGATTTATATCCGAAGAGCAAAAAGAACGTGCTAGAGCCAAAATGAGGGAAATCATAGCCAATAATCTTCCGCAAACTTCAGCAAGTATTAGTTTTACGGATAGCTACCCTGCCATGGGACCTACAGAAGGAAATCGTGCATTGTTGAGTACACTAAACGAAGTAAGTTTGGATTTAAAACAAGGCGAAGTCTTGGCTTACGATCCAGGAAAAAGGGGGGCTGCCGATATTTCATTTGTAGCCAATTATGTGGATGGCTTGGACGGATTGGGTACTATGGGCTCTGGGGCACATACCCCTCAGGAAACCGTTAACTTGAATACCATTGAAGCTTTGACA
- a CDS encoding ABC transporter permease produces the protein MNLELFIAKRLVTGKEHKISISAPIIKIAIAAIAIGVVMMLIAIATGVGLKNKIREKVAAFNGHIQISNFDNNNSEVSLIPISINQDFYPEFKNVEGVSHVQAVATKGGIIRTADTFEGMLAKGVGTDYDWNTFKEYLVEGRLPDYGGKLNEEVLISSLMANRLRLKVDDTFFSFFLRDGDASKMPNNRRFKIVGIYDSGFEEFDETYVFVDIRHIQRMNKWEENQIGNFEVFLDDFDQLEEKSNEIYGKTVSVLDTQNIKSKYYRIFEWIGLFDFNIALIIGIMIIVGGINMITALLVLILERTQMIGILKALGSANWSIRKVFLYNAAYLIAIGLFWGNLIGLGLIFLQNKYRMFKFPNPEEYYIEYIPVHMDVATILLLNIGVMLLCLLMLLVPSYIITKITPVKAIQFE, from the coding sequence TTGAATTTAGAGTTATTTATTGCCAAACGCCTGGTTACAGGGAAGGAACATAAAATTAGTATTTCCGCCCCGATAATAAAAATTGCAATCGCTGCGATTGCCATCGGTGTGGTAATGATGCTAATTGCCATAGCCACCGGTGTGGGCCTAAAAAATAAAATTCGGGAAAAAGTTGCCGCATTCAACGGTCATATTCAGATTTCCAATTTCGATAATAATAATTCCGAGGTTTCTTTAATACCGATTTCCATTAATCAGGATTTTTACCCAGAATTTAAAAATGTGGAGGGGGTGAGTCACGTACAGGCTGTGGCCACCAAAGGTGGGATTATCCGAACGGCCGATACTTTTGAAGGTATGTTGGCCAAAGGCGTGGGCACCGATTACGATTGGAACACCTTTAAAGAATATCTAGTCGAGGGCAGATTGCCCGATTATGGCGGCAAACTAAACGAGGAGGTGCTCATATCTAGTTTAATGGCCAATAGATTACGGTTAAAAGTTGACGATACCTTTTTCTCCTTTTTTCTTCGGGATGGTGATGCTTCCAAAATGCCCAACAATAGGAGGTTTAAGATTGTTGGTATTTATGATAGCGGTTTTGAGGAGTTTGATGAAACCTATGTGTTTGTAGATATCCGCCACATCCAACGGATGAACAAATGGGAAGAAAACCAAATTGGCAATTTTGAGGTTTTTCTTGATGATTTTGACCAATTGGAAGAAAAAAGCAACGAAATCTACGGTAAAACGGTATCCGTTTTAGATACCCAAAACATCAAAAGCAAATACTACCGCATTTTTGAATGGATAGGCCTTTTTGATTTTAATATTGCCCTGATCATTGGCATTATGATCATTGTTGGCGGTATCAACATGATCACAGCTTTGTTGGTCTTGATTCTAGAGCGAACCCAAATGATAGGAATTTTAAAAGCACTGGGGTCTGCCAATTGGAGTATCCGAAAAGTCTTTTTGTACAACGCGGCCTATTTGATTGCCATTGGACTTTTTTGGGGCAACCTCATAGGTCTGGGACTCATATTTCTTCAGAACAAGTACCGTATGTTCAAATTCCCGAACCCCGAGGAATATTATATCGAATATATTCCCGTGCACATGGATGTGGCAACCATCTTACTTTTGAATATAGGAGTAATGTTACTTTGTTTATTGATGCTTTTGGTGCCATCGTACATCATCACTAAAATAACACCGGTAAAAGCCATTCAATTCGAATAG